One part of the Fusobacterium pseudoperiodonticum genome encodes these proteins:
- a CDS encoding minor capsid protein yields MSNNYWTKRFEEEEKQRNISNKAYAKEIEKQYKIAENKIKSDIEKWYIRIADNNQISLADAKKLLTKDELKEFKWTLAEYTQKAKSGAWKKELENASARVHIKRLEALQLQVKNSIEILRNKENEMLEDYLIKNYEDTYYHSLYEISKGLNLKTSFATLDRNKINQVIGKPWLKDGKTFSDRIWQDKEQLINTLRTKITQSFITGSTLDEAVEEISKFVSDKIKNKEYVARRLLETESAAYASKAQIEAFKSIDVEKYEIVATLDLHTSEICQEMDGKVFNISDQEIGVTVPPFHSHCRTVIAPYFDDEPTRASRDENGEYKEVKYMNYKEWKDQYIKKSHTQVNNKNNLESKNKSDIIKLRNAEIDKEIKENVLKDIKHNSGLGTVGKRTLRNLGLDENLNFEIMEARGSVLLDSDVELTKSKKIMYRRKFKTMNLSLNDKRNLYYREKTIFHESYHAMLDNKLVDVHFSDVDFIDKWRDIEEVFAESSAHYLTDLVENKSNLGVSYPERMVEILPRLKKFRKFKECESISDFGRIVYYERYKGKNAIWLPIRNLVFKQELDTLAYSKQYIEYIEKNKSKISLLLQKNNPELKKEYTEIFINNGIDIIKNAKSLNELNKYEKTYFYNILASAMKLKGVK; encoded by the coding sequence ATGAGTAATAACTACTGGACTAAGAGATTTGAAGAAGAAGAAAAACAAAGAAATATATCAAATAAAGCTTATGCTAAAGAAATAGAGAAACAATATAAAATAGCAGAGAATAAAATAAAAAGTGATATTGAAAAATGGTATATCAGAATAGCTGATAATAATCAAATATCATTAGCAGATGCTAAGAAATTACTAACTAAAGATGAATTAAAAGAATTCAAATGGACCTTAGCAGAATATACTCAAAAAGCTAAGAGTGGAGCATGGAAAAAAGAACTTGAAAATGCTTCTGCAAGAGTTCATATTAAAAGGTTAGAAGCTTTACAACTTCAAGTTAAAAATAGCATTGAAATTTTAAGAAACAAAGAAAATGAGATGCTAGAAGATTATTTAATAAAGAATTATGAAGATACTTATTATCACTCATTGTATGAAATTTCAAAAGGTCTTAATCTTAAAACAAGTTTTGCTACTTTAGATAGAAATAAGATTAATCAAGTCATAGGAAAGCCTTGGTTAAAAGATGGGAAAACTTTTTCAGATAGGATTTGGCAAGACAAGGAACAATTAATAAATACATTGAGAACTAAAATTACTCAATCTTTTATAACTGGTAGTACATTAGATGAAGCTGTTGAAGAAATATCTAAATTTGTTTCTGATAAGATAAAAAATAAAGAGTATGTTGCAAGAAGATTACTAGAAACAGAATCTGCTGCTTATGCTTCAAAAGCACAAATAGAAGCTTTCAAAAGTATAGATGTTGAGAAATATGAAATAGTCGCAACTTTGGATTTACATACTTCTGAAATTTGTCAAGAAATGGATGGAAAAGTTTTTAATATATCGGACCAGGAAATAGGAGTAACAGTGCCTCCTTTTCATTCTCATTGCAGAACAGTTATAGCTCCATACTTTGATGATGAACCTACAAGAGCATCAAGAGATGAAAATGGAGAGTATAAAGAAGTTAAGTACATGAATTATAAAGAATGGAAAGACCAATATATTAAAAAATCTCATACACAAGTAAATAATAAAAATAATCTTGAAAGCAAAAATAAATCTGATATAATTAAATTGAGAAATGCTGAGATAGATAAAGAAATAAAAGAGAATGTTTTAAAAGATATTAAACACAACTCAGGTCTTGGAACAGTAGGGAAAAGGACTTTGAGAAATTTAGGTTTAGATGAGAACTTAAACTTTGAAATAATGGAAGCTAGAGGGTCAGTATTATTAGATTCTGATGTAGAATTAACAAAAAGTAAAAAAATTATGTATAGAAGAAAATTTAAAACGATGAATTTATCTTTAAATGATAAAAGAAATTTATATTATCGTGAAAAAACAATTTTTCATGAATCTTATCATGCTATGTTAGATAATAAATTGGTGGATGTTCATTTTTCTGATGTTGATTTTATAGATAAGTGGAGAGATATAGAGGAAGTTTTTGCTGAATCATCAGCACATTATTTAACAGATTTAGTTGAAAATAAATCAAATTTAGGAGTATCTTATCCAGAAAGAATGGTTGAAATTTTGCCTAGATTGAAAAAATTTAGAAAATTTAAGGAATGTGAAAGTATTTCAGATTTTGGGAGAATAGTTTATTACGAGAGGTATAAGGGGAAAAATGCTATATGGTTACCAATTAGAAATTTAGTTTTCAAGCAAGAATTAGATACCTTAGCTTATAGTAAACAGTATATTGAATATATTGAAAAAAATAAAAGTAAGATATCTTTACTATTACAAAAAAATAATCCTGAATTAAAAAAAGAATATACTGAAATTTTTATTAATAATGGGATAGATATTATCAAAAATGCTAAATCATTAAATGAATTAAATAAATATGAAAAAACATATTTTTATAATATTTTAGCATCAGCAATGAAATTAAAAGGAGTAAAATAA
- a CDS encoding phage portal protein — translation MEIRKLEYLISQWLSSKTRVNQVNGERYYKGSHDILSKKRKAIVEGGRLEDINNLVNSKLVDNQYSKMVDQKVNYLLAKKPTFICNNEDVLKLFGNKFLRTLRNLGEDSLNGGIGWIYPYFNQKGELQFRKFEPSEILPIWTDNNKDELELVIRLYEVLEFQYNSLVPVKKVEVYSGNGVDFFIWNDSLKPLGHSDYIAIGEETYNWGKVPLIPFRSNNLEQPLICRVKCLQDALNEIISKFQDNMMEDAGSTILILTNYDGENLGEFRRNLATYRAVKVTNTDGGKGGLEALQIEVNSENYALIIKLLKKAIIENARGFDAKDERLGNNPNEMNIQSMYSDIDLDANQMEVEFQASFEELMWFINKALNINETLDVIFNRDVLVNESETINNCKSSVGIISQKTIITQHPWVNDVDEEIKQLEKENKELDPYPGDFGTKKVSDLDE, via the coding sequence ATGGAGATTAGAAAACTTGAATATTTAATAAGTCAATGGCTTTCTTCAAAAACTAGAGTGAACCAGGTAAATGGAGAAAGATATTATAAAGGTAGTCATGACATATTAAGTAAAAAAAGAAAAGCAATAGTTGAAGGTGGTAGATTAGAAGATATTAATAATTTAGTCAATTCTAAACTTGTGGATAATCAGTATTCAAAAATGGTTGACCAAAAAGTTAATTATCTTTTGGCTAAGAAACCAACTTTTATTTGTAATAATGAGGATGTTTTAAAATTGTTTGGTAATAAGTTTCTAAGAACTTTAAGAAATTTAGGAGAGGATAGTCTTAATGGTGGTATAGGTTGGATATATCCATATTTTAACCAAAAAGGTGAATTACAATTTAGAAAATTTGAACCTTCTGAAATATTACCAATATGGACAGATAACAATAAAGATGAATTAGAATTAGTTATAAGATTATATGAAGTCTTAGAGTTTCAATATAATAGTTTAGTTCCAGTTAAAAAAGTAGAAGTTTACTCAGGAAATGGAGTAGACTTTTTTATTTGGAATGATAGTTTAAAACCTTTAGGACATTCAGATTATATAGCTATAGGAGAAGAAACATACAACTGGGGAAAAGTTCCATTAATTCCTTTTAGAAGTAATAACTTAGAGCAACCTTTGATATGCAGAGTTAAATGCTTACAAGATGCCTTGAATGAGATAATTTCTAAATTTCAAGACAATATGATGGAAGATGCAGGAAGTACAATTTTAATCTTAACTAATTATGATGGAGAGAATTTAGGAGAGTTTAGAAGAAACTTAGCAACATACAGAGCCGTAAAAGTTACTAATACTGATGGTGGAAAAGGTGGACTTGAAGCACTTCAAATAGAAGTTAACTCTGAAAACTATGCTTTAATAATTAAATTACTTAAAAAAGCAATAATAGAAAATGCAAGAGGTTTTGATGCTAAAGATGAAAGGCTTGGAAATAATCCTAATGAGATGAATATTCAATCTATGTATTCTGATATAGATTTAGATGCTAATCAAATGGAAGTAGAATTTCAAGCTTCCTTTGAAGAGTTAATGTGGTTCATCAATAAGGCTTTAAATATTAATGAAACTCTTGATGTAATATTTAATAGAGATGTTTTAGTAAATGAATCTGAAACAATTAATAATTGTAAGTCTAGTGTTGGTATCATATCTCAAAAAACTATAATAACTCAACATCCTTGGGTTAATGATGTTGATGAAGAAATAAAACAACTTGAAAAAGAAAATAAAGAATTAGATCCTTATCCAGGAGATTTTGGAACTAAAAAAGTTTCTGATTTAGATGAGTAA
- a CDS encoding HK97 gp10 family phage protein codes for MGQAVKINMAGLEIMKKNLENIKKNQAEIMASLVKSLGALLLRKVIFRTPVGDYSYLAQTSKTVDGKKVPNTKKNGGNLRRNWTIGQVFKNGNLYSVEVINPTHYASYVEYGHRQTPGRFVPVLGKKLKRAWVPGRFMLTISENEIKENMDAILEKKLDSILKKVFGNAK; via the coding sequence ATGGGGCAAGCTGTAAAAATTAATATGGCTGGATTAGAAATAATGAAAAAGAATTTAGAAAATATAAAAAAAAATCAAGCTGAAATAATGGCAAGCCTTGTTAAATCTTTAGGAGCTTTATTATTAAGAAAAGTAATTTTTAGAACACCAGTTGGAGATTATAGTTATTTAGCTCAAACATCTAAAACAGTTGATGGAAAGAAAGTTCCAAATACTAAAAAAAATGGTGGAAATTTAAGAAGGAACTGGACAATAGGTCAAGTTTTTAAAAATGGTAATTTGTATTCAGTTGAAGTTATAAATCCTACCCATTATGCTTCTTATGTTGAGTATGGACACAGGCAAACACCAGGTAGATTTGTTCCTGTACTCGGAAAGAAATTAAAAAGAGCTTGGGTTCCTGGTAGATTTATGTTAACTATTTCAGAGAATGAAATAAAAGAAAATATGGATGCTATATTAGAAAAGAAATTAGATAGTATATTGAAGAAGGTGTTTGGTAATGCTAAGTAG
- a CDS encoding phage tail terminator family protein gives MLSRVVSAISNTLEKIFPEVEIYVNKIKQGFEEPCFFIQLLNPNEKQILGNRYKQKIDLDIQYFPKNEDDNWELMEMAQKLNNILEIIKTEEGDLLRGLDRNSQFIDGNLHYFITFKPFVKKVQEEEPFMEELKTDVKPDRRA, from the coding sequence ATGCTAAGTAGAGTAGTAAGTGCTATATCTAATACTCTTGAAAAAATATTTCCAGAAGTAGAAATATATGTAAATAAAATTAAGCAAGGTTTTGAAGAGCCTTGCTTTTTTATTCAACTATTAAATCCTAATGAAAAACAAATATTAGGGAATAGGTATAAACAAAAAATAGATTTAGATATTCAATATTTTCCTAAAAATGAAGATGATAATTGGGAATTAATGGAAATGGCTCAAAAATTAAATAATATTTTGGAAATTATTAAAACTGAAGAAGGAGATTTATTAAGAGGCTTAGATAGAAATTCACAGTTTATAGATGGGAATCTTCATTACTTTATAACTTTCAAACCATTTGTAAAAAAAGTACAAGAAGAAGAACCATTTATGGAAGAATTAAAAACAGATGTAAAACCAGATAGGAGGGCTTAA
- a CDS encoding RNA polymerase sigma factor, translating into MNREEICKIIDDKLDSKIKDLKNINPPYRKVEVILKNYKNFQKMLDSLREQLNHIDIVKRINVDSTKHVGYVDYKPDIEKKEDIKDRINEEILIYENRILKTENALDFIKKDKYYRIIELKYFENYSVEDICEELDITEKTYRSHRNRLVDSLTLYLFPKEILQDF; encoded by the coding sequence GTGAATAGAGAAGAAATATGTAAAATTATAGATGATAAATTAGACAGTAAAATAAAAGATTTAAAGAATATAAATCCTCCATATAGAAAAGTGGAAGTTATTTTGAAAAATTATAAAAATTTTCAAAAGATGTTAGATTCTTTAAGAGAACAATTAAATCATATAGACATAGTAAAAAGAATAAATGTTGATTCTACTAAACATGTTGGCTATGTTGACTATAAACCTGATATAGAAAAGAAAGAGGATATAAAAGATAGGATCAATGAAGAAATATTGATATATGAAAATAGAATTTTAAAGACTGAAAATGCTTTAGATTTTATAAAAAAAGATAAGTATTATAGAATAATAGAATTAAAATATTTTGAAAATTATTCTGTTGAAGATATTTGTGAAGAACTGGATATCACAGAAAAAACTTATAGAAGCCACAGAAATAGATTAGTTGATAGTTTAACATTATATTTATTTCCTAAAGAAATTTTACAAGATTTTTAA
- a CDS encoding terminase small subunit, with translation MKLNARQKAFCEFYVASGNATEAATKAGYSETYSKTRTNVLLQNVEICRYINELQEKTKTSRIMTAIERKEFLTKMILKEETKDTDRLKALDILNKMDGEYTQKLEVKGELKSEDPFKGLSTDELKKVIFGGDK, from the coding sequence TTGAAATTAAATGCGAGGCAAAAGGCTTTCTGTGAGTTTTATGTGGCATCTGGAAATGCTACTGAAGCTGCAACCAAGGCTGGATATAGTGAAACATATAGTAAGACAAGAACTAATGTTTTATTACAAAATGTCGAGATTTGTCGATATATAAATGAACTGCAAGAGAAAACAAAAACAAGTAGAATTATGACAGCTATAGAAAGAAAAGAATTTTTAACTAAGATGATACTAAAAGAAGAAACAAAAGACACTGATAGATTGAAAGCATTAGATATATTAAATAAAATGGATGGAGAGTATACTCAAAAACTAGAAGTTAAAGGAGAATTAAAATCAGAGGATCCTTTTAAAGGATTATCAACAGATGAACTAAAAAAGGTGATATTTGGTGGAGATAAATAA
- a CDS encoding ATP-binding protein yields MSVTAIKEIIKMLENPSLIKIKEEEKEVLENGDIVLKRCEKCGEIIDYIHEGYTMTRDCACMRSYRVQARLKRFQDLSITDRNSKSDIFSNSKKITNAEERAIYEELYNYANNFNISKKGYIFSGGVGTGKTFLANCICNQLSEKGFSVLSFSLGAYFNKIRFSTDEEEKLIQAVKDVDLLFIDDLGSEYINRENGKMWGEEKIFRLFDERYRTGKPILITTNLDAGEIKEHLKVKGVDKIYDRLKSECKYREFNWESKREVLK; encoded by the coding sequence ATGTCAGTAACTGCTATAAAAGAAATAATAAAAATGCTTGAAAATCCTAGCTTAATAAAAATAAAAGAAGAAGAAAAAGAAGTCTTAGAAAATGGTGATATAGTCTTAAAAAGATGTGAGAAGTGTGGAGAAATAATAGATTATATCCATGAAGGATATACAATGACTCGTGACTGTGCTTGTATGAGAAGTTATAGAGTACAAGCAAGACTAAAAAGATTTCAGGATCTAAGCATCACAGATAGAAACTCTAAGAGTGATATTTTTTCTAATTCTAAAAAAATAACTAATGCTGAAGAAAGAGCAATATATGAAGAACTTTACAACTATGCTAATAATTTTAATATATCTAAAAAAGGTTATATCTTTTCTGGAGGAGTAGGAACTGGAAAAACATTCTTAGCAAACTGCATATGTAATCAATTAAGTGAAAAAGGCTTTTCAGTCTTAAGTTTCTCACTTGGTGCATATTTTAATAAGATTAGATTTAGCACTGATGAGGAAGAAAAATTAATTCAAGCAGTTAAAGATGTGGACCTATTATTTATTGATGACTTAGGTAGTGAGTACATCAACAGAGAAAATGGGAAAATGTGGGGAGAAGAAAAGATTTTTAGGCTATTTGATGAAAGATACAGAACAGGAAAGCCTATTTTAATCACAACTAATTTAGATGCTGGAGAAATAAAAGAGCATTTAAAAGTTAAAGGAGTAGATAAAATCTACGATAGATTAAAAAGTGAATGTAAGTATAGAGAATTTAATTGGGAGAGTAAAAGGGAGGTATTGAAATAA
- a CDS encoding phage coat protein, whose translation MAKYFDSKTFNAEAFGKYSSRIPNTKKNELLKCGAIRGNDKIHDAFANQTGTHYAVLPMLGTIGGAPQNYNGSTDITSTSTKTFNRGVITIGRMAAWTEKDFSFDITGGVNFMDNVAAQIVEYWAEVYQNTLIKILKGVFSMTGAANLKFVEAHTLNITEKAGADGAVGATTLNTASQKACGDNKNIFKMAIMHSTVATNLENLQIIKYFTQTDANGMQREVGLATWNGRVVFIDDSMPIEEFEGEKYAKVTASHPEALKVTAAGNGEREVSVATVNGAKFDSKWTAKEGDYAALVPSGISYTTYLLGIGAFDYEDLGVLHPYEMARNPYKNGGEDTLISRKRLCYAPFGISYKTSTTISPDDADLENGANWELVKSEDKETIDHKAIPIARIISRG comes from the coding sequence ATGGCAAAATATTTTGATTCAAAAACATTTAATGCAGAGGCATTTGGAAAGTATTCTAGTAGAATACCTAACACTAAAAAGAATGAATTATTAAAATGTGGGGCAATTAGAGGCAATGATAAAATACATGATGCCTTTGCAAATCAAACAGGAACTCATTATGCAGTATTACCTATGCTTGGTACAATAGGAGGTGCACCTCAAAACTATAATGGATCTACTGATATAACATCAACATCTACTAAAACTTTTAATAGAGGAGTAATTACAATTGGTAGAATGGCAGCATGGACTGAAAAAGACTTTTCATTTGATATAACAGGTGGAGTTAATTTCATGGATAATGTTGCAGCTCAAATAGTAGAGTATTGGGCTGAAGTTTATCAAAATACTTTAATAAAAATATTAAAAGGTGTATTCTCAATGACAGGAGCAGCGAATCTAAAATTTGTTGAAGCTCATACATTGAATATTACAGAAAAAGCAGGAGCAGATGGTGCAGTAGGAGCTACAACTTTAAATACTGCTTCTCAAAAAGCTTGTGGAGATAATAAAAATATCTTTAAAATGGCAATTATGCACTCAACAGTTGCCACTAATTTGGAGAATTTACAAATCATAAAATATTTTACTCAAACAGATGCAAACGGAATGCAAAGAGAAGTAGGATTGGCTACTTGGAATGGCAGAGTTGTATTCATAGATGATTCTATGCCAATAGAAGAATTTGAAGGAGAAAAATATGCAAAAGTAACAGCTTCACACCCAGAAGCATTAAAAGTAACAGCAGCTGGGAACGGGGAAAGAGAAGTATCTGTGGCAACAGTAAATGGAGCTAAATTTGACTCTAAATGGACTGCAAAAGAAGGAGATTATGCTGCACTAGTTCCATCAGGTATATCATATACCACTTATTTGTTAGGTATAGGAGCATTTGATTATGAAGATTTAGGAGTTTTACATCCTTATGAAATGGCAAGAAATCCATATAAAAATGGTGGAGAAGACACTTTAATATCAAGAAAAAGATTATGTTATGCTCCATTTGGAATTTCTTATAAAACATCTACTACAATATCACCTGATGATGCAGATTTAGAAAATGGGGCTAACTGGGAATTAGTAAAATCAGAAGATAAAGAAACAATTGACCACAAAGCTATTCCAATAGCTAGAATTATTTCAAGAGGATAA
- a CDS encoding RusA family crossover junction endodeoxyribonuclease: MKSIFKIPLEIDSKKWSLNKIYAGVHWSVRAKDKEYIRQLVRSVTGMRKPFEKPVLIKMAFNSGLDVSNHGYLFKLIEDGLVKCGVIQNDSYKYVQCNIMTLQKAFRGVIVEVEEISE; encoded by the coding sequence ATGAAAAGTATATTTAAAATACCATTAGAAATAGACAGTAAGAAATGGAGTTTGAATAAAATATATGCTGGAGTTCATTGGTCAGTAAGGGCTAAGGATAAGGAATATATAAGACAACTTGTTAGAAGTGTCACAGGAATGAGAAAGCCTTTTGAGAAACCAGTATTAATTAAAATGGCTTTTAATAGTGGGTTGGATGTTTCTAATCATGGATATTTATTCAAACTAATAGAAGATGGGTTAGTAAAGTGTGGAGTTATTCAAAATGACAGTTATAAATATGTTCAATGTAACATAATGACATTACAGAAAGCTTTTAGAGGTGTAATAGTAGAAGTTGAGGAAATTTCAGAATAA
- a CDS encoding phage scaffolding protein, protein MEKEQLIALGLTSEQADKVLGAHKTYMESFVPKGRFNEELEAKKNLETQLAERDKQLKELEKSAGDNKELKAQIEKLQNDNKTAAEKYAKDLFDLQLNNAVDVAITGVKGKNSKAIKALLDLEKADLKDGKVVGLEEQLSNLKKSDPYLFEIEKQPANPNGFKPGDGNNKTPGGDGPKTYSEMIAMLEANPNLDINNL, encoded by the coding sequence ATGGAAAAAGAACAATTAATAGCATTAGGACTTACATCAGAACAAGCCGATAAAGTTTTAGGAGCTCATAAAACATACATGGAAAGTTTTGTTCCAAAAGGTCGTTTTAATGAAGAACTAGAAGCTAAAAAGAATTTAGAAACACAGCTTGCAGAAAGAGACAAGCAATTAAAAGAGTTAGAAAAATCTGCTGGAGATAATAAAGAATTAAAAGCTCAAATTGAAAAACTTCAAAATGATAATAAAACTGCTGCTGAAAAATATGCAAAAGACTTATTTGATTTACAATTAAACAATGCAGTTGATGTTGCAATTACGGGAGTAAAAGGGAAGAACTCAAAAGCAATAAAAGCTTTATTAGACTTAGAAAAAGCAGATTTAAAAGATGGTAAGGTTGTGGGATTAGAAGAACAATTATCTAATTTGAAAAAGTCAGATCCATATTTATTTGAGATTGAAAAGCAACCAGCTAATCCAAATGGATTTAAACCAGGTGATGGAAATAATAAAACTCCAGGTGGAGATGGACCGAAAACTTATTCAGAAATGATAGCTATGTTAGAAGCTAATCCTAACTTAGATATTAACAATTTATAA
- a CDS encoding dUTP diphosphatase — protein MEFKKPKTFGEILMLQQYLDKNIHSSRERTLEDITMSFIAECVEFNEETKFSHKTWKTKEYDKAKELEELTDIFFFFAQMVNYCDTNLDEFTKIAYLIDLDFNEWNKKYIVEGHIPVLYLIQSVTKNHLLTVSDLLIEICQKLGYTKEDILESYWNKWQKNIKRIGKEWN, from the coding sequence ATGGAGTTTAAAAAGCCTAAAACATTTGGAGAAATCTTAATGCTACAACAATATTTAGATAAAAATATACACAGTTCCAGAGAAAGAACTCTTGAAGATATAACAATGAGTTTTATCGCTGAGTGTGTGGAATTCAACGAAGAAACTAAGTTTAGCCACAAGACTTGGAAAACTAAAGAATATGATAAAGCTAAAGAATTGGAAGAACTTACAGACATATTTTTCTTTTTTGCTCAAATGGTTAATTACTGTGACACCAATTTAGATGAGTTTACAAAAATTGCTTACCTAATTGATTTGGATTTCAATGAATGGAATAAAAAATATATAGTTGAAGGACATATTCCAGTTCTATATTTGATTCAATCAGTTACAAAAAATCATTTGCTTACAGTTTCTGATTTATTAATAGAAATATGTCAAAAGTTAGGATATACAAAAGAGGATATTCTTGAAAGCTACTGGAATAAATGGCAAAAGAATATTAAAAGAATTGGAAAGGAATGGAATTAA
- the terL gene encoding phage terminase large subunit translates to MEINKEAIKRAKLELARREFFFYCYLKAPNFYKYERKFLVDLCNDLQNFLTSDDEVLILNLPPRHGKSRTVGNLVEWLLGRDINAKIMTGSYNETLSTTFSKNVRNTIQEVKGDKDKIVFSDIFPGVSIKQGDGAMNLWSLEGGYNNYLATAPGGTATGFGCSLMIIDDLIKNKEEAYNANVLDKHWEWYAQTMLSRLEEGGKIIIIMTRWVTGDLAGRAIEHYKAEGKKIKHIKMKAVQDDKGTMLCDEILSYKSYLSKAKAMGPEIASANYQQEPIDIKGRLYSSIKTYNQLPMDSNNNLLFTAYKNYTDTADTGEDYLCSICYGVYNKEAYILDVLYTKEPMEITEPATAKILIDNNIKEADIESNNGGRGFARAVDKHLLEKYNSNRCKVRWFHQTQNKRARILSNATWVMEHIYFPVNWADRWPEFYKAITTYQKEGKNKHDDAPDVLTGIAEKCNKISGLSFE, encoded by the coding sequence GTGGAGATAAATAAAGAAGCAATAAAAAGAGCAAAACTGGAACTTGCAAGACGTGAGTTCTTTTTTTATTGTTATTTGAAAGCTCCTAACTTCTATAAATACGAGAGAAAATTTTTAGTTGATTTATGTAATGATTTACAAAACTTTCTAACAAGTGATGATGAAGTACTTATCTTAAATCTTCCACCTAGACATGGAAAGTCAAGGACAGTAGGAAATTTAGTAGAATGGTTACTTGGTAGAGATATAAATGCAAAAATAATGACAGGAAGTTACAATGAAACTTTATCAACTACTTTTTCAAAGAATGTTAGAAATACTATACAAGAAGTAAAAGGTGATAAAGATAAGATAGTTTTTTCAGATATATTTCCTGGAGTAAGTATAAAACAAGGTGATGGTGCTATGAACCTTTGGAGTTTAGAAGGTGGATACAATAACTATCTAGCAACTGCACCTGGTGGAACTGCTACAGGGTTTGGTTGTAGTCTTATGATAATAGATGACTTAATCAAAAATAAAGAAGAAGCTTACAATGCTAATGTCTTAGATAAACATTGGGAATGGTATGCACAAACAATGCTTTCAAGACTTGAAGAAGGTGGAAAAATAATAATTATAATGACTCGTTGGGTTACTGGTGATTTAGCTGGTAGAGCAATAGAACACTATAAAGCAGAAGGTAAAAAGATAAAACATATAAAAATGAAAGCTGTTCAAGATGATAAAGGTACTATGCTTTGTGATGAAATATTAAGTTATAAATCTTATTTATCAAAAGCAAAAGCTATGGGACCAGAAATAGCTTCAGCCAACTATCAACAAGAGCCAATAGATATAAAGGGTAGATTATATAGCAGTATAAAAACATATAATCAGTTGCCCATGGATTCAAACAATAATTTATTATTTACAGCATATAAAAACTATACAGATACAGCTGATACTGGAGAAGATTATTTATGTTCTATTTGTTATGGAGTATATAACAAAGAAGCATATATTTTAGATGTTCTATATACAAAAGAGCCAATGGAGATAACAGAACCAGCAACAGCTAAAATATTAATAGATAATAATATAAAAGAAGCTGATATAGAATCTAACAATGGTGGTAGAGGTTTTGCCAGAGCAGTAGATAAACATTTGTTAGAAAAATATAATAGTAATCGTTGCAAAGTTAGATGGTTTCATCAAACACAAAATAAAAGAGCTAGAATATTATCTAATGCAACTTGGGTTATGGAACATATTTATTTCCCAGTTAATTGGGCTGATAGGTGGCCTGAATTTTATAAAGCTATAACTACCTATCAGAAGGAAGGAAAAAATAAACATGATGATGCTCCTGATGTCCTTACAGGGATAGCTGAGAAATGTAATAAAATATCAGGATTATCTTTTGAATAG